Genomic window (Pelodiscus sinensis isolate JC-2024 chromosome 17, ASM4963464v1, whole genome shotgun sequence):
GGATTTGTTTCATTATATAGAAGAGAAAATCCTGATCTTGGTAGGCTTCTGTCTCTGGAATATTTAACGTACATATAACACTGAAGTATGTAGTCTGTGTTCCAAAGCACAGCCTGGATTCTCTTGTCCTGAAGGAGAAAATGGGTACAAACTCCGGATGCTTAACTCCTTTCTGTCTGAGTATTTTCCTGTATTGCCtgcgtgtgtgtatatatttataaatgtaaCATGTATATCTTTTAATagtctaatttttttaattgttagaTTGCAAGAAGACCCTCCTGTGGGTGTCAGTGGTGCACCCTCTGAGAATAACATTATGCAATGGAATGCAGTTATATTTGGGTAAGAGGATTTTTGCTCATTGTAGAGATGATACTAAAGGGCTAAATATAAGTTAAAAAATGGCTGATTTTGTggtagagatgtaatagtgtactcgattaaccgataagcaaaagcgtgtATCATTTAATGCTATCAACTAGACACATTTAAATACAGAGCCCCAGCGGGGGAccaaaccccgctgcagctctgaatttaaatggtggtaggagctgggctgcctgtttCTACTaccttttaaatgcagagccgcagcgggagtTGGTCCTGGatctggcatgagctgggactgagccaggctgccttcccttatcgactagtccagtgtttctcaacgtttttttttataaagtccccctttaaaaaaaaaattgtaagtccCCCCAGTAActaaagttttcagacacacacaatttttttctacctttgcaacacatttatttaaacaacttaatcgtagccaggcaggtgattaaatttttgagtgtgaaaagaacaaaaataataaagcactgtaaaacttaaaacaaaaattcagttttctccaaatttcagtcgTGTTGatatacccccccagacttctctcaagtacccctaaggtactcataccactggttgcgaaacactggactagtcaataaaaattctattgactacacacGTTTAGCAGATTTCCCGCTTCTTAACATTCCTATTCTGTGGAAATGCTTGAGACTAGGCATATGTACTAAGTCAAAATCCTGAGTCTGAGACAAACTGTCAGAAGTATGTTTTTATGGGGAAATAGGTTTGTATGGGTCTAGCCTTGAATACTGAGGCAcggtagagcagtggttcccaactgctggtccgTTGGCCGGTGCCGGGCTGCAAAACTGCTGgatgccaggctgcagcagctttgGGGGCCGGGGCTGAGGTTCACAGCGCTTCTCCTTCTGCTGCGGGTGTTGGAAGAGGTGTGTCCTTCTCTACCactcagccaaccagtgccgagcagaagagcagtttgctgtgctgctgccttagagcagctgtgacCTGGGCAGCAGCCCTCAGCTGGTTGCttggaggcagtgcagggcttgTTAAGATGggcagggcagacactggggacTCTAGGgagcagggctagtgctgggggggctctggaggtggggggctggcactggtggGCTCTGGGGACAAAACTAATATTGGGAAGCTCTAAGGGGTGGGGAGttctaagaggcagggggctgacactggggcgTATTAGggcatgtggggtggggaggtggcacTGGGTGGCTCTGGGTAGGGGGTTAATTTTGAGGATGGGGGTTGGCACTGGGGGGAATTCTAGAGGAGTTGGGTTCAGTGGGGTTCTGGAAACAGGAAGCTGACACGGAGGGGATCTGGTCGGGGGGCTTTAAGGGGcggaggctggcactgaggcatttgagatgggggctgacactggggagttaggtgcaggggactctggagtcagtggctggtgctTGGGGtgtctaggggttagggctggcactgggggctttagGGGGATGGGGaacaccccagcccccagagtcTCTGCAAACAACCAGCTTCAGTTGCTGTAGCCACCTACCTCATGGCTGTTTGCGGTGACTGTGGGGGCTGGGGTTTTTGGCAGAccggtaatattttatttgcatatgatGTTACttgtccgccaaaagtttgtgaatgggtttgccagtccacagtattaaaaaggttgggaaccattgcaATAGAGCATGCAAACAAAACAGCTACATTTTTGTTCTGATGTAGCCTTGTAATGtactttttttgtctttttaaaattttatatcaATTCATAGTGAAAGTAAGGTGATTGTTATGTTGAAGATAGGGCAGGAAAATAAGAAAATGCAGGATTCCCTCTCAGAAGCACATACACATTCCATGTTCCAAGCAGACAAATCTAGATGTGTTAGTATTGACCAGACCGGTTTCCAACACACTTCTATGAGCAGAGCTTGTCTAGCTATATTACATATCCCCTAGATTGGAAACTAATTCAGTCTTTCTTTTATCATGAATTCTAGTACTTTGCTAGTAACCTTATTGCAGTTTTAGTGGAATCTGAATATCCCCATTGATTCTGGTCATCCTTATTTTTTGAAATACATGTATTGTCTTAGATCATTGTGAGAAATCCCCAATTTCTGGATTAAAAACTAGGTTTCTAGTTCACTAGGAGAGTAACCTCGGAAAGATCAAGGAGTTACATCTCAATTATTTACTCTTTAAATTTTATCTCTGTTTCTAATTTGAaaagggtgtgggtgggtgggtatgGGTGCCTGTATAGAAGTAGataatatatttaaattttttatttCTAGGCCAGAAGGTACCCCTTTTGAGGATGGTAGGTAACTATTTTTTATCCCCTTCCTCTTTCATAAATGGTTCCAAAATGGCTTTCAAGAAGGATTTTCATATTTCCTATATATAATGCtgtgtgttggggtttttttttataatgcaCACAGAACTTATTTCTGAATTAGAAAAAGCAAGCTAATAAACAACGTGAGTTGGTAAGGGCTTGCTGTCTAACAGAGACTTTAGTATTTTGATCAAAACTCCTGCCAATGCATTGTCTAACCTCTGTAGTGGTTGGTGGTTAACTGTAAACCTGTGAAGCAATGGCCATATCTAGAACTGTTTATATACATGGAGAGGGGAATGTTGAGGCTAAACTATTAGACAGTTTCATATATCTTATGCCTAACCACAAAGATTTTCACACACTCTCTGGCTACATATGGCTTTGTCTTTAGCACATGATTCTGATTCACATTTGCATTCTTTTCATTAAGAGCAGGAGGAAATAATCTTGATCTCTTTATAAAAcagttttaatgaaaaaaatcaaattgtaaACGAACATGAAAGTGCTGCGTAAGTGTCATATCTACTGTATGTGCAAAAAAGGGTATATGTTAGTTAAAGAATTCTTTGTCAGAAACTCATTGCAATGAACTGCCAGGAATGGTGATTAAGAAGAGAGCTCTCTAGTTTTTATGCAAGTCAGAAAATGACTTACTGAGTTGTTTTTTTTATGGGGGGTGAGAAGGGAGGGTGGGTGGAAGTGGATGGAAATTGGTGATATGTGGCAAACATATTCACTGGTCCTTaatacatacagtaaaactcccaattgtccggcatccagtgggttcagcactcctgatagtccggtacCAACTGGAACTAGTGCTtcggccagccagacaattggagctgctctgcccccggctttcccaagtcccccgctgctgaaactgactagcagctgacttagggaagctgggggcagagcaccccagctgctctgtccccggctccCCCAACTGGAGATGGCATGCAGGCTGGAAGTTTGAGACCCCTAGCATATGGTTATCCAAAACTTCCTGTTACTGGCATTTTCCCAATATCTGGTAATAACATAGAAAATCCTCCATTGGTCTGAACTAAGTGTCAGTTAcaatttttagataactgaagTTGTACTCTATTTAAATAGCTGTTTTTCTATGCATTGAGTAAGCTTCTAAATTTTACAAAGATGCTGGTGCTATTTTTGTTCATAGGAATACATATCAGTTTTATTAgcatttgaaatataaataatGGGTTGTCAAGTGCACAAAGATGTTTTGATACAATTATAGCTACATGATGTTTGTATTTTTGCTTTTTTGGACAGGTACTTTTAAACTAATAATAGAATTTTCAGAAGAATATCCAAATAAGCCTCCAACTGTTAGGTTTTTATCAAAAATGTTTCATCCAAATGGTGAGTATTCATACTTGTATAGCCAAACCAAATATTTAATAGGATAGTGTGATGTGATATATCCTGTGAAGCTCAGCAatgtttaacatttttttcaaggCAGATATACAGTACATCAGATGTTCAATAAAAATCCTgatgctaggaaagttagttAGAAGCTACTCCTGTATTCTGTAACCATTGTGTAGCCTTGTTAGCTAATGCAAATATTAACTGATGaggaaatgaaatatttctgaAGATTATTGGCATCTTAATTTCTTATAGCCaatgtgtgtacaggcagtccccgggttacatggatccgacttacatcagatccctacttacaaacggggtgagacaaccccgcactagctgcttttccccctagcagaccagggagacgcgaagctagcgccccacccagcagaccaggaagacgcagagcgacttttctcagcagacacctcagcttgagaataaaggactgagggaagtgaggtgtgagagaataaaactgagctctggagaaatgtttggctagagtttcccctacaatatgtaccagttccgacttacatacaaattcaacttaagaacaaacctacagtccctatcttgtacgtaacccggggactgcctgtatttgggaaCTCTCCATTTTAGCAAGAAGCTTTAGTGAGACAAGAGACTCAGAAATAAAGTCAAACATttaattgttttcctttttttcccccttctgctGCTTTGTTTTTTAGAAGGTCTTTTTGAATcatccttttttacttccttGTTCCACTGCATGTACCTGTCTTGAATAGGAGGAGTCTTCTGTTTGGCAGAGTAGACTGTGGTGTGTTGTATTTTATTGACAAAGCTTACCAGTGTTGCTTCTTCAGCCAGCTAGAATGATGATATAATTATGCTCTGAAAGACTGAATGAACTATTTCTGAAGTACTGCTGGCCCAAGCAGCAAGGGACTGAATTCAGACCTTACCTATTCCCTGTCACTGGTTACCTGAGTTGTGACTTCCTTTATTGTGCACATCTCTCCTTTGCTCTTAGTTCTTTTTCTCTGTTCTCTTCTTTCATCAAGGTTACACTTTCTTTATGTATCAGGGATGTgataaatggttaaccagtgggggctggagcatctcccCACCCACTGTGGGCACGGGGCTGCACCAGCTCTgcagggcctgctgtggacaagggcactccagcccagccagagagccCCTGTCCAAAGAGGGCAGAGtgtcccctgcctgcagtggggaagctgctccagcctagcTACAGCAGGGGGGCTGCTTCAACCTGGCTGGGCTGAAATGGCCTCCCCCGccttaatcaattaactggttaaccaattaaacaggatttgacATTCCTATTATATATTCATGTGTGTCAAAATCCTACACAAATTCAAAGGTAGCAAAAAATGTTAACTTCACTGGGAGTAGGATTGTATCCTTAGTGCCTCATCCTTAGTGCTTCATATGAAACTTGGCCTTGGGGTAGATACATTGTATCTTTTCCTCTTCTCTAATAAACAACAAAGGAGTGTAGTTATATCCCTGTTTCTCTAGAATACTAGTGCTCCTGTCGGGCAGATGCTGAATGAAGATCACTGGCATCACATCAGATTGATTCAGCACAGGGCAGATGTAGTATTAGGAAGGTTCTTCCATCACATGGGCCAtgagtaatgtaggcattcccTCCCCAAAGTCAAATCTGCCTCCTCATTTCTTTGTCCCCAATGTGAAACATGAATAGTTCCAGTATCTCTTTTTTTAGGTATTTCATATGGCCATTTTACCATAGTATGAGAATTCCTCACAATCCTTTAACATAATTGCCTCACAATAACTGTGAGGTAGGAAATATTGTTATCCCAGGTTTATAGATGCGAAACTTGAGTCTCAGAGATTATAGACTTACCTAAGGTGACACAAATGaaagtgggatttgaacccagagcTTCCAAGTTTCAGACTCTAGCCCAGATGACTTGGACTATCCTTACAATGCTCTTATGTTAGTGAAAGTAAAGTATTTATTTGCTAAATACAAGATATAAAATCAGTGTCTGATTCTTACAGAGATGCTTCCTTAGAAATACACTTTATTTCTCTATCACACTTCCTAAAATGTTTAGTGAAACAGAAACTGAATTGTCATATTACAATATAAATAGTGCATCCATTCATGCAGTGTTTAATCACAACAGACTTAAGATGGCAAGACTTTTAAATAATCCCTGTGTTCTGTTTACAGTTTATGCTGATGGTAGCATATGTTTAGACATCCTTCAGAATCGCTGGAGTCCAACATATGATGTTTCATCTATTTTAACTTCAATTCAGGTAATTTTTAGCAAGCTAAATGTATGATGATTACCATTCTTCACAAAACTGATGACATAGAGACATAGCCAGACAGCATCCACACCAATGAACTGTACTCCAAAAAACTGAAACAATCAAGAGCTTGTAAACTTATTTGAAAGACTAGTTAGTTGATAAACTATATATATTCGCTATATTTCTAAGCAATAAAAATAATCCCGGCAGGGAATGTTTATAGGAGGACATTTATTTAGATTCTTTTTTTGACCATTATTATTCCATATATGATATTTGGTGTCTGTAATGTTTGTGTATTGAAGGCCAAGGTATGTGAGAGAAATTTTAACTATTTTATTTTGAAGCCTATGTTTTTGTTATGCATATGAAATTCTTAGGGAGCCAGTATTTCTAGAATCCAGCTAATTGGACTGTATTAATTTAAAAGGGAACTATTTCATATATTAGGGCTACTTtcgggggaattctgcaccaaaaaaaaaaaattaaactttgtGTACAATGTTTAAAAAATTTTGCAAAAATTTACATATTTTGTCAAAAGAATACAATATAatccagtttcaattattttggtaatttatttcaaaatacttgtcgTCAACACACACAACAATAGAAATTTCCTCAGGAGTGGAGAATTAAAGAACACCCATGACAATCTAGTTCACGTTGTGGAGTGTAGGAGAGAACTGTGTTGGGCCCCCTGAACCCAGATATCTGCACTCCCTCTGCTCAGGGCCCAGCCCTGGGACACTCTTTGAACCAGACACCAGCACCCCTATCCACCAGAGCTCACTTGCGGGACATCCCCAGACCCTTTAGTTTCCCAGCTTCACTGTTTCCCCCTGGGGACATGgtgtggggcagccctgcccttccttgccctttgccagaccagagtttTCCAAGCCCACTCCTGTACACAGAATGAGGAAGATGGATGTGTCACTGTGAGTGAGCTCAGCAGAGTCCAGTGGTCCCTGTTGACATCCAGCAAATCTGCagccccaaattttcagggg
Coding sequences:
- the UBE2B gene encoding ubiquitin-conjugating enzyme E2 B, with product MSTPARRRLMRDFKRLQEDPPVGVSGAPSENNIMQWNAVIFGPEGTPFEDGTFKLIIEFSEEYPNKPPTVRFLSKMFHPNVYADGSICLDILQNRWSPTYDVSSILTSIQSLLDEPNPNSPANSQAAQLYQENKREYEKRVSAIVEQSWNDS